One uncultured Draconibacterium sp. genomic window, GTGAAGATCGTGAAAAAGTAATTGTTCAGTATGCCAACAATGAAGTATTTAATCCTCATCCTTGGAATTTAAAAACCAATGAATGGCCGGGAACATTCCCTTCGCGCAGGGCAGCATTTGCAATTGACAATTGTACAAAGATTCAGCTATTAAATTTAACCGTAAAAACCTTGCTGCAAGGGCAGGCCGAAGGGCTGCTTATTAACGGAGATAAAATCTTTTTGAAGGGTGTTAATATTGTAGGCTCGGGCGATGCTTTGCAAACAAACGGGCCTGCCTACTTCGAGGATATAAAAATAGATGGTGGCGGAGATATGATTCTAGGACGAGGACCGGCCTATTTCAAAAATTGTGAATTTTTCTCGCCGGGTCCCTTTATGTGGATACGAAATACCGATGCAAACCACGGTAATGTTTTTGTGAATTGCAGTTTTCAAAAATCAAGAAAGGGCCTGACAGTTTTTGCGCGAACATCAGATAACAACGGTAAGGGATATCCTTACTGCGAGGCGGTGTTACTGAATTGTACTTTAGATGGAATCGATCCTGCTGGCTGGGCAGTTCAGGGAACAAATACGCACAGCATTCATTATTGGGAATACAACAGCACCAATTTAAGCGATGGAAAACCGGTAGATATAAATCAACGCCATCCAATCTCCAAACAATTAACCATGCCGAAAGATAGTGTAATCATCGGAAAATATTCCGACCCATCATTTGTTCTGAATGGCTGGACACCAAAAGCAATTCTGTAAAAAGAAGTTTTAATCAAACGATGTATTTACGCATAAATTTTGCATTAGCAACAAAACAAAAACAAACTGAATGAGAACCTGCGGAATAGAAATAATAAATGATACAGCCCTGCTTCTGTGCCTCGAAAAAACCGGGGATGGCAGCTTAGAGATAAGCAAACTTTCCACAAAAATAAAGCTGGAAGAGCACGACAATTCGGTTCATGTAAAACAATTTGCTGCCTCAATTTATGCACAGCTCAATATCCTTGATGCAGATTCGATTGCCATAATTAAACGCCAATCAAAAGGCCAGTTTTCGGCCGGAGCTGTTTCGTTTAAAATTGAAAGTATTATTCAGTGTTATCCCAATAAAGACGTACGCATTGTGGCTCCGGCAACTGTAAAAGCTTTTTTACGCAAAAATCCGGTTCCTACTCAAGCCAAATACAAATACCAAGAAAATGCATTAAATGCAGCTCATTTTTTATTGGGATAGCACTCGTTCTAAAAAAACTACAAATCATGAAAAGCCGAATCTTTGTATGTTTACTTTTCTCCTTACTCTTTTCATGCGAGAAAGATAATAACTCGCCTGTTTTTGCCGGAATTGTCGATAATAATATGCTCTATCAGGAGTTTAATCCACCCGTGCAGTGTACGATGCAAACTGATTCTACTACGAACTCAGTAAGTGGCACCAGTTCAATTGATATAAACTCAGATGGCCTCTATGATCTTATTTTTCACGTTAAACTTCCGATAAGCTGGGATGAAAAAAACAATGTTGAATATGGAACGTATCACAACATCTTAGAATTAAATAATAATCTGGAAATTGTTTCCTTCAAAGAAACCTACTACATTGGACTTGGCCAAACCAGTGAGAAGAGCTGGGCAGGTGCATTAAGCTATGAAGATAAAATTGAAGCTGACAACGATTGGTCAGGAAGCAACATGCATATTTATATGTGGGCTTTACCAACACCGTCACCCATGTCGAACGGAGTTTGGTATGGCGGAGCAGACAGCGAAAGATATTTGGGTATTCGAATTGCTTCAGATTCGGGGTACAAGTATGGCTGGATAAAAATTAACCCAACAGCTGATAACGACTTTACGATTTTAAGTTTTGCAATAGAAAATTAATAAATTACTGAAATGAAAAACCTAATCCTACTCATTGTAGCAACACTTATTCTGGGCTCGTGCAAAACCAAAGATGAAGGCAACTGGACTTCGTTGCTCGATAAAGAGTTAACACAATGGGACCGCTATTTGAGCTACAAACACAAACCGGGTTACGATGGAACAATTCCGAAAGACGAAAACGGAAACGACATTCAGCCCATTGGACTAAATGCGGAAAGTTACGATGTTTTTACCGTTTCGGAAACGGAGAATGAACCTGTTTTAAAAGTGAGCGGAGAAATTTATGGCTGTGTAATTACCAAACAGGAATATGAAAATTACCATTTCCGCCT contains:
- a CDS encoding DUF3010 family protein; its protein translation is MRTCGIEIINDTALLLCLEKTGDGSLEISKLSTKIKLEEHDNSVHVKQFAASIYAQLNILDADSIAIIKRQSKGQFSAGAVSFKIESIIQCYPNKDVRIVAPATVKAFLRKNPVPTQAKYKYQENALNAAHFLLG